From Coffea arabica cultivar ET-39 chromosome 9c, Coffea Arabica ET-39 HiFi, whole genome shotgun sequence, one genomic window encodes:
- the LOC113687350 gene encoding katanin p80 WD40 repeat-containing subunit B1 homolog KTN80.4-like — translation MDRHQNISLEMLLKLVRVFGSVIYSSISAPSSVGVDIEAEQRLERCNTCFVELEKVKRCLPVLCRRGGSIAKSAHELNLALQEV, via the exons ATGGACAG GCATCAAAATATCTCATTGGAGATGCTTCTGAAGCTGGTCAGAGTATTTGGGTCAGTAATATATTCTTCTATATCAGCACCTTCATCCGTAGGAGTGGATATTGAGGCAGAGCAAAG GTTGGAACGCTGCAATACATGCTTTGTTGAGCTTGAAAAGGTTAAGCGTTGCTTGCCTGTACTTTGCAG AAGAGGTGGTTCAATTGCCAAGTCGGCACACGAGTTAAATCTAGCACTTCAAGAAGTTTAG